A genome region from Gossypium hirsutum isolate 1008001.06 chromosome A04, Gossypium_hirsutum_v2.1, whole genome shotgun sequence includes the following:
- the LOC107931210 gene encoding uncharacterized protein, with amino-acid sequence MVCIACLLPLFLVPIVNILPLLFDFIMGKIYRLLGWEYRKPERAPPACPYKPAAKLENNSKVTPETEPGAPESSSKPVGMTNGKQD; translated from the exons ATG gTTTGTATAGCTTGCCTGTTGCCGCTCTTCCTCGTCCCGATCGTCAACATTTTGCCTCTTCTTTTCGATTTCAtcatg GGTAAAATTTACAGGCTTCTTGGATGGGAATACCGTAAACCGGAGAGAGCACCGCCGGCGTGTCCGTATAAACCGGCTGCCAAACTGGAAAACAATAGTAAA GTGACCCCAGAAACAGAACCAGGTGCACCAGAGTCTAGTTCGAAACCCGTCGGTATGACCAATGGCAAGCAGGATTGA